The genomic DNA CCAGTACGACCAGCACGAGGACCCGTTCGCGGAGCGGCCGCGCCGCTCGGGGCGGTTCCGCGTGGCCGTCGCCGGGGGTGCGGCGCTGTCGCTCTGCCTGGTGGGGTGGCTGGGCTGGCAGGCGCTGGCCAACAGCAGTTCCGACCGGGCGGGTGCGGCGGCGCCGCGTTCCTCGGCGGCGTTCAGCGAGGGCGACCTGCTCGACCCGTCGCCGGCCGCGCCCGGCTCGGTGGCGCCGTCCGGCGCGGGCGCCTCCGCAGCGGCGGGGAGTCCGAGTGCGGCGCCGTCGGGGTCCTCGTCACCGGGCGGGCGGCAGCTGGCGGGGCGCACGGTCCTGCTGGACGCGGGCCACAACACCGGCAACGGCCGGCACACGTCCGACATCGCCAAGCAGGTGGACATCGGCAACAGTCGCAAGGAGTGCGACACCACGGGGACGTCGACCGACGCGGGCTACTCGGAGGCGGACTTCACGCTGGACGTGGTGCACCGGGCACGGCAGATCCTCCGGGACCGGGGTGCCACGGTGGTGCTGACCCAGGACGGGGACCGGGCGTGGGGACCGTGCATCGACGAGCGGGCGCGGATCGGCAACGAGGCGAAGGCGGACGCGGCGGTGTCGGTGCACGGGGACGGCGCGCCGGGTTCGGCCAGCGGCTTCCACGTGATCATGCCGTCCCGGGTGGTGGCCGGGAAGGCGGACACCTCGGCGATCGTCGACCCCTCGCACCGGCTCGGGGTGCTGCTGCGGGACGGGTTCAAGGCGGCGACGGGCGAGCCGTACGCGGACTACATCGGGCAGCAGGGGCTCGACACCCGGGGCGACCTGGGCGGGCTGAACCTGTCGCGGGTCCCCAAGGTGTTCATCGAGTGCGGCAACATGCGAAACTCGGGCGATGCCAAGCGGATGACGGATCCTCAGTGGCGGCAGCAGGCGGCCCAGGGGATCGCCGACGCCCTGACTTCCTATCTGACCACCAGCTGAACACCCGTCGGACGATCACTTTACGATCATCTGACGTTCCGACCGGAATGCTGTTTTTCGGAGGGCGCCGTGCGCTCCGGAATGGCATGGCTCTAGGCTTTTGCCCCGACCACGACACACCAACGAGGGGACCGACAGTGAATCTGCGCGCTCTCACCAGGGGAGACGCCGCCGTCGCGGGAGCGGCCGTGCTGCTCCTCATCGCCTCCTTCCTGCCGTACCAGGCGGTCGACACCCGGCTCGGTCCCATCTCCACCAGCGCCTGGTCGACGGCCTTGTTCCCGGTGCTGCCCTCGGTCTTCCTGCTCGGCCTGATCGGGGCCGCCCTGGTCCTGGTCCAGCGCCTCCAGGGCGAGGCGGTGGCCAACCGCCAGGTGCTGGGCCTGCGTCTCGACCAGTGGGGCATCGCGCTGTCGGTGGCCGCGCTGTGGACCTCGCTGTGGTCGCTGATGGGCGGCGGCGACCTCCCCGGCTTCGGCCACAGCTTCGGCGCCTACCTGGCTCTGCTCTCGCTGCTGGCGCTGGCGGGTGCCGCCGCGGCCGGTCCGCTGGTGCCCGCGCTGCAGGCGCCGCTGCTGTCCGACAAGCCGGCCACCCCGCCGGCGGCGCCGGGCTTCCAGTACGCCGGTGTCCCCGGCGGCCAGCCCGGTCAGCCGGGCCAGCCCGACCAGTTCGGTCAGCACGGCGGCCAGTACGGCTACCCGGGCGCCCCGGCGGGCCACGCCGACCCGGCCGCCCAGGCGCAGGCCCAGGCCGGCCACCCGCTGGCCCAGACCACGCCGCAGCCGCAGCCGCACGTCGCGACCCAGGTCCAGCCGCAGGTCCCGTACGGCCAGCAGCAGCCGGCCGCCGGCTACGGCTTCCCGGCCCCGGCGGGCGCGCAGCCGCAGGACCACACCCCGGCGCCCGCTCCGGCGGCCGCCGCGGCCCCGTTCGCGCCGTTCTGGTTCGCGGTCCCGGCCGTGCGCCGGCTCGCGCCGAAGGACAACCCGGCCGGCGCCCCGGTCGGCGAGCTGGTCCCGGGCACCTGGTACCTGGCGGTCGACCAGCGCGGCACCGCGCTGGTGGCGCAGCTGCCGGACGGCACGCACGGCCTGCTGAGCGACACCAGCGGCATCCAGCGCGGCTGACCGGCCCGGCGGACGCCGCAGGCGCGCACAACGCCCGAGGGGCGCGGAGCTCACGCTCCGCGCCCCTCGGGCGTTCGGGCACCTGACGCCCGGCACCGGGCATCCCGCACCCGGCATCCGGCACCGGGTCAGCAGCAGTCGTCGACGACCAGCCCGCTGGGCAGCTGGTCGCCGCCGAAGACGGTCAC from Kitasatospora terrestris includes the following:
- a CDS encoding N-acetylmuramoyl-L-alanine amidase, encoding MRPERPEQHHRNDQYDQHEDPFAERPRRSGRFRVAVAGGAALSLCLVGWLGWQALANSSSDRAGAAAPRSSAAFSEGDLLDPSPAAPGSVAPSGAGASAAAGSPSAAPSGSSSPGGRQLAGRTVLLDAGHNTGNGRHTSDIAKQVDIGNSRKECDTTGTSTDAGYSEADFTLDVVHRARQILRDRGATVVLTQDGDRAWGPCIDERARIGNEAKADAAVSVHGDGAPGSASGFHVIMPSRVVAGKADTSAIVDPSHRLGVLLRDGFKAATGEPYADYIGQQGLDTRGDLGGLNLSRVPKVFIECGNMRNSGDAKRMTDPQWRQQAAQGIADALTSYLTTS